In Carassius auratus strain Wakin chromosome 36, ASM336829v1, whole genome shotgun sequence, the following are encoded in one genomic region:
- the LOC113055699 gene encoding lumican codes for MDISSIFLLLSVCGSTRAFTLDYGGVPLWINRFLGEPSVLTLKDRMDPGWFRAVNTQSCPLECDCPIQWPTAIYCDHRGLIQLPSGLPSPTQYLFLQGNSIMILGSRAFANATNLRWLILDHNQILSEQLDDVLFFNLTRLVNLFINNNSLTRVPVGLPRGLKQLRLAYNHIEKISAGAFQNLENLTLLLLQGNRLKTIEEGDLKGLGVLNLLDLSHNLLETFPKHLPPSVQQLYLFNNSLTGLMGNSLHGFNGLRYLRLGHNKLRNEGLDPGAFNLTSLVELDLSYNQLTEIPTVPTTLQYLYLEVNNIQEFTVSSFCRTTGPTSYSRMKILRLDGNKLEYHKLPPDWVFCLRVLHNIYI; via the exons ATGGATATCAGCTCAATCTTCTTGTTACTCTCAGTGTGTGGGTCGACTCGGGCCTTCACACTGGACTATGGAGGTGTACCACTCTGGATCAACCGTTTTTTGGGAGAGCCGAGTGTGTTGACTTTGAAAGATCGGATGGATCCCGGCTGGTTTCGTGCTGTGAACACACAAAGTTGTCCCTTGGAATGTGATTGTCCTATCCAGTGGCCAACAGCCATTTATTGTGACCACAGGGGCCTTATCCAGCTTCCCTCTGGCCTTCCGTCCCCCACACAATACCTGTTTCTCCAAGGGAATAGCATTATGATCCTTGGATCCAGAGCATTCGCCAATGCCACCAACTTACGCTGGTTGATCTTGGATCACAATCAGATACTGAGTGAGCAACTGGATGATGTGTTGTTCTTCAATCTGACCCGCTTGGTAaatcttttcataaataataatagtctGACAAGGGTGCCAGTCGGACTGCCTAGAGGACTTAAGCAGCTGCGACTCGCATATAATCACATCGAAAAGATTTCTGCAGGTGCTTTCCAAAATCTGGAAAATTTAACTTTACTTTTGTTACAAGGTAATCGTCTGAAGACTATTGAAGAGGGTGACTTGAAAG GTCTTGGAGTCCTCAACCTCCTGGATCTTAGTCACAACCTCCTGGAGACTTTCCCCAAACATCTGCCTCCATCTGTCCAGCAGCTTTACCTCTTCAACAACTCTCTGACTGGCCTGATGGGAAATAGTCTTCATGGTTTTAATGGACTCCGTTATCTACGGCTCGGACACAACAAATTGAGGAATGAAGGGCTTGACCCTGGTGCATTTAACCTAACATCTCTGGTAGAGCTGGATCTTTCATATAATCAGCTGACAGAAATCCCAACAGTTCCCACCACCCTTCAGTACCTCTACCTTGAGGTTAACAATATCCAAG AGTTCACTGTAAGCAGTTTCTGCAGGACAACAGGACCCACATCTTATTCACGTATGAAGATTCTGAGGCTGGACGGTAATAAATTGGAGTATCACAAGCTGCCCCCTGATTGGGTGTTCTGTCTACGTGTCCTccataacatttatatttga
- the LOC113055244 gene encoding fibromodulin-like, with the protein MWLITFLLLGLLTFSLAQDRDPFQWLSSLHSRGYASLQADNTGGECPEECDCPPTFPIAMYCENRNMKKMPYIPSRMKYVYLQHNQIISVPDNAFGNATNLVWVMLHENHINSVGKQAFAKLVNLDRLYLNNNNLTEVPSNLPRSLRDLRLNHNKITKMPPNAFEGMENLTILLLHNNGLQDIGGGLKGLKSLTLLDVSSNQLKKVPNGLPEMLHQLYLESNSIEAVPENFLSQFTNLEYMRISHNHLTNKGIPQNTFNNSGLVELDLAFNKLEIIPAVSTNLQHLYLQANQIKEFTLGSFCSVVDVMNFSQLRVLRLEGNEISARDMPSEAALCLRLATDIAV; encoded by the exons ATGTGGCTCATCACTTTCCTGCTGTTGGGGCTTCTAACGTTCTCTCTGGCTCAGGACAGAGATCCTTTCCAGTGGCTTTCTTCCCTGCACAGTCGTGGTTACGCCTCTCTGCAGGCCGACAACACTGGAGGAGAATGTCCTGAGGAGTGCGACTGTCCTCCAACCTTCCCAATTGCCATGTACTGTGAAAACCGCAACATGAAAAAAATGCCTTACATCCCATCCCGGATGAAGTATGTGTACCTGCAACACAATCAGATCATCTCTGTTCCAGATAACGCTTTTGGAAATGCCACCAACCTTGTGTGGGTTATGTTGCATGAGAATCATATTAACTCAGTGGGCAAGCAAGCGTTTGCTAAACTGGTGAACTTGGATCGCTTGTACCTGAACAACAACAACCTAACAGAGGTGCCGTCCAACCTGCCTCGCTCACTACGTGACCTTCGTCTCAATCACAATAAAATCACCAAGATGCCCCCTAACGCTTTTGAGGGCATGGAGAATCTGACCATACTTTTGCTTCATAACAACGGTCTCCAGGATATTGGTGGTGGCCTGAAAGGTCTGAAGTCATTAACTCTGCTGGATGTGAGCAGTAACCAGCTCAAGAAGGTTCCTAATGGTCTCCCTGAGATGCTCCACCAGCTCTACCTAGAGTCCAACTCCATCGAAGCAGTTCCAGAGAACTTCCTCAGCCAGTTCACAAATCTAGAGTATATGCGTATTTCTCACAATCATCTCACAAACAAAGGCATCcctcaaaacacttttaacaACAGCGGTCTGGTGGAGCTGGATTTGGCCTTCAACAAGTTGGAGATCATCCCTGCTGTTAGTACTAATCTGCAACATCTTTATCTACAGGCCAATCAGATCAAAG AGTTTACATTGGGCAGTTTCTGCAGTGTGGTGGATGTCATGAATTTCTCCCAGCTGAGAGTCTTGAGGCTGGAAGGAAATGAGATCAGTGCTAGAGACATGCCCTCTGAAGCTGCCCTGTGTCTTCGTCTGGCTACTGATATTGCAGTGTAA
- the LOC113055243 gene encoding sodium- and chloride-dependent neutral and basic amino acid transporter B(0+), whose protein sequence is MRKCSLNNITAVLFKNSVAAEQDNNESNKPDPHVGQEEENTERGNWSSKREYMLSMIGYAVGLGNVWRFPYLAYKHGGGAFLIPYTIMLAVAGLPLFFMESSFGQFCSQGPINVWKAVPILQGVGITMMLVSTFVAIYYNVIIAYSIYYLFASFQYPLPWSVKDCSSTANNITAASLNETSENQTCQNEFAAGQSPSEKYWDEVALQRTSSMNETGPVVWHLALCLLLAWILVGAALFKGIKSSGKVVYFTATFPYVVLFILLIRGATLEGAKDGIEFYIGSKSNLTKLADAEVWKDAATQIFFSLSVAWGGLMALSSYNKFYNNSYQDSIIVCVTNCGTSVFAGFAIFSILGHMAHVYQRPVSEVADAGFALAFIAYPDALSKLPISPLWSILFFVMLITLGLDSQFAGIEVIATCFQDAYPKVLKSRRGIVTTAVCIVLFLLGLPCVTGAGIYWVNLIDTFCAGWILLVAGLLEVLGLSILYGGNRFIKDIEMMIGTKSALFWLWWRACWFFITPVVLSIILVWSLYTFTSPTYGSVAYPDWGISLGWCISAFCLIWIPIVAVWKVYKASGGPWQRIKAACSPTEDWGPYLECHRGERYGARGATDANIFVISNNFTTRL, encoded by the exons ATGAGGAAATGCAGCTTGAACAACATTACGGCAGTACTATTCAAAAACTCTGTTGCAGCTGAGCAG gataaCAATGAATCTAACAAGCCAGATCCTCATGTTGGGCAGGAAGAAGAGAACACTGAAAGGGGAAACTGGAGCAGCAAAAGAGAGTACATGCTGTCTATGATCGGCTATGCTGTTGGTCTTGGAAATGTGTGGAGATTTCCCTACTTGGCTTACAAACATGGGGGAG GGGCCTTCCTCATCCCCTACACTATCATGCTGGCTGTTGCTGGCCTTCCTTTGTTCTTCATGGAGAGCTCTTTTGGACAGTTCTGCAGCCAAGGCCCCATCAATGTGTGGAAAGCAGTGCCTATACTGCAAG GTGTTGGAATCACAATGATGCTGGTTAGCACTTTTGTGGCAATCTACTATAATGTGATCATTGCATATAGTATTTACTACCTGTTTGCATCTTTTCAATATCCTCTCCCTTGGAGTGTCAAGGACTGCAGCTCAACAG CTAACAACATTACTGCTGCATCACTGAATGAGACCTCTGAGAATCAAACCTGCCAGAATGAATTTGCAGCAGGCCAGAGCCCCAGCGAGAAATACTGGGA TGAGGTGGCTCTTCAGCGTACTAGCAGTATGAATGAAACGGGGCCGGTGGTTTGGCATCTGGCCCTTTGCCTGTTGCTCGCCTGGATACTAGTCGGAGCAGCTCTCTTCAAAGGCATAAAGTCCTCTGGGAAG GTGGTGTATTTCACAGCTACTTTCCCATACGTCGTTCTCTTTATTCTACTGATTCGTGGTGCGACTCTGGAGGGAGCAAAAGATGGCATTGAATTCTATATCGGTTCAAAGTCCAACCTCACTAAACTGGCCGATGCTGAG GTTTGGAAGGATGCAGCTACTCAgatcttcttttctctctctgttgccTGGGGTGGTTTGATGGCTCTGTCCTCGTACAATAAGTTTTACAACAACTCCTACCAAGACTCCATCATAGTGTGTGTTACAAACTGTGGCACCAGCGTCTTCGCCGGCTTTGCCATCTTTTCTATTCTTGGACACATGGCGCATGTCTATCAGAGACCGGTGTCAGAAGTTGCAGATGCTG gttttgcattGGCCTTCATCGCGTACCCTGATGCTCTTTCTAAGCTGCCCATTTCACCCCTCTGGTCAATCCTGTTCTTCGTTATGCTTATTACCCTTGGCTTGGACTCCCAGTTTGCAGGAATAG AGGTTATCGCCACCTGCTTCCAGGATGCCTATCCCAAAGTTTTAAAGTCCAGACGAGGAATTGTTACAACAGCAGTCTGCATTGTTCTCTTTTTGCTCGGCTTGCCATGTGTCACTGGG GCAGGAATATATTGGGTGAATTTAATTGACACTTTTTGTGCTGGATGGATTCTCCTGGTCGCTGGATTACTGGAGGTCTTAGGTCTATCCATCCTGTATG GTGGAAATCGATTTATCAAAGACATTGAGATGATGATTGGGACTAAGAGCGCCCTCTTCTGGTTATGGTGGAGAGCTTGTTGGTTTTTCATCACTCCAGTGGTTCTTTCT attATTCTTGTATGGTCTTTGTATACTTTCACTTCCCCCACATATGGCTCAGTTGCATATCCAGATTGGGGAATTTCTTTGGGCTGGTGTATAAGTGCATTTTGCCTGATCTGGATCCCTATTGTTGCAGTCTGGAAAGTATACAAAGCAAGTGGAGGCCCCTGGCAG CGTATCAAAGCTGCCTGTTCACCCACAGAGGATTGGGGGCCTTACCTGGAGTGCCACAGAGGGGAGCGTTATGGTGCGAGAGGAGCAACTGatgcaaatatatttgtaatCTCAAATAATTTCACAactagattataa